The following proteins are co-located in the Myroides profundi genome:
- the topA gene encoding type I DNA topoisomerase yields the protein MAKNLVIVESPAKAKTIEKFLGQDYQVESSYGHIADLPSKEIGVDVENNFKPKYEVSSDKKAVVKKLKDLAKKAEMVWLASDEDREGEAIAWHLAEELNLKSENTKRIVFHEITKNAIIKAIDNPRQIDYNLVNAQQARRVLDRLVGYELSPVLWKKVKGGLSAGRVQSVAVRLIVEREREINDFKVESSYHISAEFKTAEGKTLKAKLPKNFATEKEARDFLAVNIGAAYRVADLETKPAKKSPAAPFTTSTLQQEAARKLHYSVGQTMMLAQRLYESGLITYMRTDSVNLSKEAMSAAAAEITKSYGAEYSKPRTYTTKSKGAQEAHEAIRPTNMALHSAPVDRDQARLYDLIWKRTLASQMSDAQLERTNVRIEANKFKELFVATGEVLLFEGFLKVYLEGHDDEDEEVEGILPALRIGEGLEQNALVATQRFTKPAARYTEASLVKKLEELGIGRPSTYAPTISTIIARTYVEKGETEGKERNYKMMMLRGAEVKEKVLTEKTGSDKGKLVPTDIGMIVNDFLVKNFKTILDYNFTAKVEEDFDEIAAGNEDWAKMMREFYDHFHPTVKDVEENAERESGERILGIDPKSGRTVLVRLAKFGPVAQIGNPEDEEKQYASLTAEQNIGTITLEEALALFLLPKVLGEYKGEEVEVNNGRFGPYVRVGKSFISLPKGEEPADVTLDRALELIKEKEQADAPIATYQGLPVQKGVGRFGPYLKWNSIFINVNKKYNFDNLSQADINELIEDKIQKEKDKVIHDWAEEGIRVEKARWGRSVILKGKTKIELGKDVDAAALSLDEVKAMIEAKTPAKKTAAKKTATKKTTKK from the coding sequence ATGGCAAAGAATTTAGTGATTGTTGAGTCACCTGCAAAGGCAAAAACCATTGAAAAATTTTTAGGACAGGATTATCAGGTAGAGTCTAGCTATGGACATATAGCGGATCTGCCTTCTAAAGAAATAGGAGTAGATGTAGAGAATAACTTTAAGCCTAAGTATGAAGTATCGAGTGATAAGAAGGCGGTAGTTAAGAAGTTAAAGGATCTTGCGAAGAAAGCTGAAATGGTTTGGTTAGCATCCGATGAGGACCGCGAGGGAGAGGCTATTGCATGGCACTTAGCGGAAGAACTAAATTTAAAGAGTGAAAACACAAAGCGTATTGTATTCCACGAGATTACAAAGAATGCGATTATAAAAGCGATAGATAACCCACGTCAGATAGACTATAATCTAGTGAATGCACAACAGGCTCGTCGTGTACTAGATAGATTAGTGGGGTATGAACTGTCTCCTGTATTGTGGAAAAAAGTAAAAGGAGGATTGTCTGCTGGACGTGTACAGTCTGTGGCTGTACGTCTTATCGTAGAGAGAGAAAGAGAGATTAATGACTTTAAGGTAGAGTCATCTTACCATATATCAGCAGAGTTTAAGACTGCTGAAGGAAAAACATTAAAAGCTAAACTACCTAAGAACTTTGCGACTGAGAAAGAAGCAAGAGACTTTTTAGCAGTTAATATTGGAGCAGCGTATAGAGTAGCAGATTTAGAGACTAAACCTGCTAAGAAATCTCCTGCAGCTCCATTTACCACTTCTACACTACAACAGGAAGCGGCTAGAAAACTTCACTACTCAGTAGGTCAGACGATGATGTTAGCACAGCGTTTATACGAGAGCGGACTGATCACGTATATGAGAACGGATAGTGTGAACTTATCTAAAGAGGCAATGAGTGCAGCAGCAGCTGAAATCACGAAGTCTTACGGAGCAGAATATTCTAAACCACGTACTTATACGACTAAGAGCAAAGGAGCTCAAGAGGCGCACGAGGCTATCCGTCCGACGAATATGGCTCTGCACAGTGCTCCTGTAGATAGAGATCAGGCTCGTCTATATGATCTGATCTGGAAGCGTACTTTGGCATCTCAGATGAGTGATGCTCAGTTAGAGAGAACGAATGTGCGTATAGAAGCAAATAAGTTTAAGGAGTTATTTGTGGCTACGGGTGAGGTATTGCTTTTTGAAGGATTCTTAAAAGTGTACTTAGAAGGGCATGATGATGAGGATGAAGAAGTAGAAGGAATCTTACCAGCATTGAGAATAGGAGAAGGATTAGAACAAAATGCGTTAGTAGCTACTCAACGTTTTACTAAGCCTGCTGCTAGATATACAGAAGCGTCATTAGTGAAGAAGTTAGAGGAGCTAGGTATCGGTCGTCCGTCTACTTATGCACCTACTATCTCTACTATTATCGCTAGAACGTATGTAGAAAAAGGTGAGACTGAAGGTAAAGAGCGCAACTATAAGATGATGATGCTTAGAGGTGCTGAGGTGAAAGAGAAGGTGCTGACAGAGAAAACAGGATCTGATAAAGGGAAGCTAGTACCTACAGATATCGGTATGATCGTGAATGACTTTTTAGTGAAGAACTTTAAGACAATCTTAGATTATAACTTCACTGCTAAGGTAGAAGAGGACTTCGATGAGATCGCAGCTGGTAATGAGGATTGGGCTAAGATGATGAGAGAGTTCTACGATCACTTCCACCCAACAGTGAAAGATGTGGAAGAGAATGCAGAGCGCGAGTCTGGAGAGCGTATATTAGGTATTGACCCTAAGAGTGGACGTACAGTATTAGTGCGTTTAGCTAAGTTTGGCCCTGTGGCGCAGATTGGTAATCCTGAGGATGAAGAGAAGCAATATGCTAGCCTTACTGCTGAGCAGAATATCGGTACGATTACATTAGAAGAAGCATTAGCATTATTCCTATTGCCAAAGGTATTAGGAGAATATAAAGGAGAAGAAGTAGAGGTAAACAATGGTAGATTTGGTCCTTATGTGAGAGTAGGTAAGTCATTTATCTCTCTGCCTAAAGGTGAAGAGCCTGCTGATGTGACGCTAGATAGAGCATTAGAATTAATCAAAGAGAAAGAGCAAGCAGATGCTCCTATCGCTACATACCAAGGATTGCCTGTACAGAAAGGTGTGGGACGCTTCGGACCATACTTAAAGTGGAACAGTATTTTTATCAACGTGAATAAGAAGTATAACTTCGACAATCTATCTCAAGCGGATATCAACGAACTAATCGAAGATAAGATCCAAAAAGAGAAGGATAAAGTAATTCACGATTGGGCAGAAGAAGGTATCCGAGTAGAGAAAGCAAGATGGGGTCGTTCTGTAATCTTAAAAGGAAAAACGAAGATAGAGCTAGGTAAGGATGTGGATGCTGCAGCGTTATCTCTAGATGAGGTAAAGGCAATGATCGAAGCAAAAACGCCTGCTAAAAAGACAGCTGCTAAGAAAACAGCAACTAAGAAGACGACAAAAAAATAA
- the miaB gene encoding tRNA (N6-isopentenyl adenosine(37)-C2)-methylthiotransferase MiaB encodes MEKVIDENKQGTSLHLEQKQDNNKKLFIESYGCQMNFSDSEIVASILSNEGYNTTDNLEEADLVLVNTCSIRDKAEQTVRKRLDQYNQVKRKNPGMKVGVLGCMAERLKAKFLEEEKIVDMVVGPDAYKDLPNLLKDVEEGRDAINVILSKDETYGDISPVRLQSNGVTAFVSITRGCDNMCTFCVVPFTRGRERSRDPQSIIEEITDLQERGFKEITLLGQNVDSYLWYGGGLKKDFEKASDMQKATAVDFAQLLDQCATTFPKMRFRFSTSNPQDMHIEVIESIARHENICKYIHLPVQSGSTRILQEMNRQHTREEYIELVDKIYALIPDISLSQDMITGFPTETEEDHQDTLSLMEHVRYDFGFMFAYSERPGTLAARKLEDDIPEEVKKRRLSEIIAVQNKISLERTKRFVGQTVEVLIEKTSKRNEDEWSGRNSQNTTVVFPKEHYNVGDFVMVEIADCTSATLIGKAVGYSPMQG; translated from the coding sequence ATGGAAAAGGTAATTGACGAAAATAAACAAGGTACAAGCTTACATTTAGAACAAAAACAAGACAACAACAAGAAGCTATTCATCGAAAGCTACGGTTGTCAAATGAATTTCTCTGACAGTGAGATTGTAGCATCTATCCTATCTAACGAAGGGTATAATACAACAGACAACTTAGAAGAAGCGGACTTAGTGTTAGTAAACACTTGTTCGATCAGAGATAAAGCAGAACAAACTGTTCGAAAACGTTTAGACCAATACAACCAAGTAAAAAGAAAGAACCCTGGTATGAAAGTAGGTGTTCTAGGATGTATGGCTGAGCGTCTTAAAGCAAAGTTCTTAGAAGAAGAAAAAATCGTGGACATGGTAGTAGGTCCTGATGCTTATAAAGATCTTCCTAACTTACTTAAAGACGTAGAAGAAGGTAGAGATGCTATCAACGTGATCTTATCTAAAGATGAGACTTATGGTGATATATCTCCAGTGCGTCTACAGAGTAATGGGGTGACAGCATTTGTATCTATCACTAGAGGATGTGATAATATGTGTACATTCTGCGTGGTACCATTCACTAGAGGTCGTGAGCGTAGCCGTGACCCACAGAGTATCATAGAAGAAATCACAGACTTACAAGAGAGAGGATTTAAAGAAATCACGTTACTAGGTCAGAACGTAGATAGCTACCTATGGTATGGTGGAGGTCTTAAAAAAGACTTCGAAAAAGCTAGCGATATGCAGAAAGCGACAGCTGTAGATTTCGCTCAGTTATTAGATCAGTGTGCTACTACATTCCCTAAGATGCGTTTCCGTTTCTCTACTTCTAATCCTCAAGATATGCATATCGAGGTGATAGAGTCTATCGCTAGACATGAGAACATCTGTAAGTATATCCACTTACCAGTACAGTCTGGAAGCACACGTATCTTACAGGAGATGAACCGTCAGCATACTAGAGAAGAGTACATCGAACTAGTAGATAAGATCTATGCATTGATACCAGACATCTCGTTATCACAAGATATGATCACTGGATTCCCTACAGAGACTGAAGAGGATCACCAGGACACATTATCACTAATGGAACACGTGAGATATGACTTCGGGTTTATGTTCGCCTACTCTGAGAGACCAGGTACATTAGCTGCTCGTAAGTTAGAGGATGACATCCCTGAAGAAGTTAAGAAACGTCGTCTTTCAGAAATCATCGCTGTACAAAATAAAATCAGCCTTGAGCGTACAAAACGCTTTGTAGGTCAAACGGTAGAGGTACTTATCGAGAAAACATCTAAGCGTAATGAAGACGAGTGGTCTGGGCGTAACTCTCAGAACACTACAGTAGTATTCCCTAAGGAGCACTATAACGTAGGAGACTTCGTGATGGTAGAGATCGCTGACTGTACTTCTGCTACATTAATCGGTAAAGCGGTAGGATACTCTCCTATGCAAGGATAG
- a CDS encoding sigma-54 interaction domain-containing protein, producing MENLQVIKQRFEIIGNDVKLNRALEKAIQVAPTDISVLVTGESGVGKESIPKIIHSMSHRKHGKFIAVNCGAIPEGTIDSELFGHEKGAFTGAISTREGYFEEADGGTIFLDEVGELPLTTQVRLLRVLENGEFIKVGSSKVQKTDIRIIAATNVNMMDAINKGKFREDLYYRLSTVEITLPPLRERGEDIHLLFRKFASDFSHKYKMPPIKLEPAAAAYLMRYSWNGNIRQLRNVAEQISVLETTRDISLPVLQGYLPNHDRQLPSIVNGPKAESDFSNEREILYKVLFDMKSDLTDLKKLTLELLQHDKGTVSETNKSLIQKIYGTKKTELPELMAPPSTNLDIIAMDTPVSPSTNLGFHETVDDDEDTSNYLEAETVDDEPLNLANQEIKLIKLALERHSGKRKAAAKELNISERTLYRKIKQYDL from the coding sequence ATGGAAAACCTTCAAGTCATAAAACAACGCTTCGAAATTATCGGTAACGATGTCAAACTAAACCGTGCATTGGAAAAAGCTATACAAGTAGCTCCTACTGATATCTCAGTCTTAGTCACTGGAGAGAGTGGTGTGGGTAAAGAAAGTATTCCTAAGATTATACACTCTATGTCTCATCGAAAGCACGGTAAATTCATCGCGGTGAACTGTGGTGCTATCCCAGAAGGGACGATAGACAGTGAGTTATTCGGACACGAAAAAGGGGCTTTTACGGGTGCTATAAGCACTCGTGAAGGTTACTTCGAAGAGGCAGATGGCGGTACGATCTTCTTAGATGAAGTAGGAGAACTACCTCTGACTACTCAGGTAAGACTATTGCGTGTGTTAGAGAATGGAGAGTTTATAAAAGTGGGGTCTTCTAAAGTCCAAAAAACAGATATACGCATCATCGCTGCGACTAATGTCAATATGATGGACGCTATCAATAAGGGCAAATTTAGAGAAGACCTATACTACAGACTGAGTACGGTAGAGATCACCTTACCTCCTCTACGAGAGCGAGGTGAAGATATCCATCTACTGTTCAGAAAGTTTGCTTCTGACTTCTCACATAAGTATAAGATGCCTCCGATAAAGCTAGAGCCTGCTGCAGCTGCATACCTTATGCGCTATAGCTGGAATGGTAATATCCGTCAGTTAAGAAACGTGGCAGAACAGATATCGGTATTAGAAACCACAAGAGATATTTCTCTACCTGTACTTCAGGGTTATTTACCTAACCATGACAGACAGTTACCTTCTATCGTGAATGGGCCAAAGGCAGAGTCTGACTTCAGCAATGAACGAGAAATACTGTACAAAGTCTTATTCGACATGAAGAGTGACTTAACTGATCTAAAGAAGCTGACACTAGAGCTACTACAACACGATAAAGGGACAGTATCCGAAACCAACAAATCTCTTATCCAAAAAATCTATGGTACGAAGAAGACTGAGCTACCAGAACTGATGGCTCCACCGAGTACTAATCTAGACATCATCGCGATGGATACTCCGGTATCTCCTAGTACTAATCTAGGTTTTCACGAGACTGTAGATGACGATGAGGATACTTCTAACTATCTAGAGGCTGAGACAGTAGACGATGAACCTCTAAACTTAGCAAATCAAGAGATAAAGCTGATCAAGCTAGCACTAGAAAGACATAGTGGTAAGAGAAAGGCTGCTGCTAAAGAATTAAACATCTCAGAGAGAACATTGTATAGAAAAATAAAACAATACGACTTATAG
- a CDS encoding LptE family protein gives MRIKQLFALIFISLFFTSCKYYNFTGTGKIDANSFQVNSFQNNAPLVEPGIERTFTMSLQDLIQNQTSLSLTNADADLVYEGEIVEYRISPMTATADQRAAQNRLYVSVNVRFFNKKKPDDDFEKRFSFYYDYDANVQLAGASLNTAIETIYERITQDVFNESLAKW, from the coding sequence ATGAGAATCAAACAATTATTTGCTCTAATATTTATATCTTTATTTTTTACTAGCTGTAAATATTATAACTTTACGGGAACAGGTAAGATAGATGCTAACTCATTTCAGGTAAACTCATTCCAGAACAATGCTCCTTTAGTAGAGCCAGGTATAGAGCGCACCTTCACGATGTCCTTACAAGATCTAATCCAAAACCAAACTAGCTTAAGTCTTACTAATGCTGATGCAGACTTAGTATATGAAGGAGAAATCGTAGAATATCGTATCAGCCCGATGACAGCTACAGCTGATCAGAGAGCGGCTCAGAACAGACTATATGTGTCTGTGAATGTGCGTTTCTTCAACAAGAAGAAACCTGATGACGACTTCGAAAAGAGATTCTCATTCTACTATGACTATGATGCGAACGTACAGTTAGCAGGAGCTAGTCTTAACACAGCTATCGAGACTATCTATGAGCGTATCACACAGGATGTGTTCAATGAATCATTAGCTAAGTGGTAA
- a CDS encoding tetratricopeptide repeat protein — protein MTLNELDILLRQPQQIQESDSPQLKQLIEKYPYFQSVRSLYLKSLYVQNSTEYNLELKKTAAHTLDRDILFDFIVSPEFVTYTPIMIDMTEPTAAEETEIPTEEKPQQEAPEPKLTSTAIKSLLQSITFHETDDKEEIEDAVEEVPTEVTIETTEVITEDPIETTLEEKETVQQEIEKLEEKLEIGKPLNFSENEKLSFQEWLQLSKIKPIDRENDSILTDLEQKSDIEKQKKIELIDKFIETNPKIVPTKKPTVTPANIDTSVQENSSLMTETLAKIYLEQKKYQKAIQAYEILILKYPEKSSFFANQILDIKALQQHNS, from the coding sequence TTGACTCTAAACGAATTAGACATATTGCTCCGTCAACCTCAACAAATCCAAGAGAGTGACAGTCCTCAGTTAAAACAACTCATAGAGAAGTATCCTTACTTCCAGTCTGTGAGAAGTCTTTATCTGAAGAGCCTATATGTACAAAACAGCACAGAGTATAACCTAGAGTTAAAGAAGACTGCTGCACATACGCTAGATAGGGATATTCTTTTTGATTTTATCGTTTCTCCAGAGTTCGTTACGTATACTCCTATCATGATAGACATGACAGAGCCTACAGCTGCTGAGGAGACTGAAATACCAACAGAAGAAAAACCTCAACAAGAGGCTCCAGAACCTAAGCTAACCTCTACGGCTATTAAGAGCTTACTACAGTCTATCACCTTCCATGAGACAGACGATAAGGAAGAAATTGAAGATGCTGTGGAAGAAGTACCTACAGAAGTCACTATAGAGACTACTGAGGTCATCACAGAAGATCCTATCGAAACTACTCTAGAAGAAAAAGAGACTGTACAGCAAGAAATAGAAAAGCTAGAAGAGAAATTAGAAATAGGAAAGCCATTAAACTTCTCAGAAAACGAGAAATTGTCTTTCCAAGAGTGGTTACAATTATCTAAAATTAAGCCTATAGATAGAGAAAATGATTCTATTTTAACAGATTTAGAACAAAAATCAGATATCGAAAAACAAAAAAAAATAGAATTAATAGATAAATTTATAGAAACTAACCCAAAGATAGTTCCTACTAAGAAACCTACCGTAACCCCTGCAAACATTGACACTTCAGTACAAGAGAACAGTAGTTTAATGACAGAAACGTTGGCAAAAATATACTTAGAACAAAAGAAATATCAGAAAGCAATACAAGCTTATGAAATATTAATTTTGAAATATCCAGAAAAAAGTAGTTTCTTTGCAAACCAAATATTAGATATAAAAGCGTTACAACAACATAATAGTTAA
- the secG gene encoding preprotein translocase subunit SecG, with product MNTFTIFLILIAIVCFLLIVVIMVQNPKGGGLDSSFGGSTVAGGVKNTNDFLDKSTWTLGAALIILILLSSTSFSGGAAGDSKLLDPNAVVPTQNLTPEAPAKQEAPVTTEEATPTQETQNQAE from the coding sequence ATGAACACATTTACAATATTTTTAATCTTAATCGCAATTGTATGTTTTTTACTAATCGTAGTAATTATGGTACAGAATCCTAAAGGTGGAGGATTAGATTCTTCTTTCGGTGGATCTACAGTAGCTGGAGGAGTGAAAAATACAAATGATTTCTTAGATAAAAGTACTTGGACATTAGGTGCAGCATTAATCATCTTAATTCTGTTATCATCTACTAGTTTTAGTGGTGGAGCTGCTGGAGATTCTAAATTATTAGATCCTAACGCAGTAGTACCTACTCAAAATCTGACACCAGAAGCGCCTGCTAAGCAAGAAGCTCCTGTGACAACAGAAGAGGCTACTCCAACTCAAGAGACTCAAAATCAAGCTGAATAA
- a CDS encoding co-chaperone GroES yields MAVNIKPLADRVLIEPLPAETKTASGLFIPDTAKEKPQRGTVVAVGNGTKDHEMTVKVGDTVLYGKYAGTDLKLEGTDYLIMREDDILAIV; encoded by the coding sequence ATGGCAGTAAATATTAAACCACTTGCAGATAGAGTTCTTATCGAACCATTACCAGCTGAAACTAAAACTGCTTCAGGATTATTCATCCCTGATACAGCAAAAGAAAAACCACAAAGAGGTACTGTAGTAGCTGTAGGAAATGGGACTAAAGATCATGAAATGACAGTAAAAGTAGGAGATACTGTACTATACGGTAAATATGCTGGTACTGATCTAAAATTAGAAGGTACAGACTACCTAATCATGAGAGAAGACGACATTTTAGCAATCGTTTAA
- the groL gene encoding chaperonin GroEL (60 kDa chaperone family; promotes refolding of misfolded polypeptides especially under stressful conditions; forms two stacked rings of heptamers to form a barrel-shaped 14mer; ends can be capped by GroES; misfolded proteins enter the barrel where they are refolded when GroES binds): MAKDIKFDIEAREGLKRGVDALANAVKVTLGPKGRNVIIGKSFGAPTVTKDGVSVAKEVELENTLENMGAQMVKEVASKTNDLAGDGTTTATVLAQAIVKEGLKNVAAGANPMDLKRGIDKAVEIIVEDLRKQSQEVGGSMDKIKQVASISANNDDFIGELIAQAFEKVGKEGVITVEEAKGTETYVDVVEGMQFDRGYLSPYFVTNSEKMEVELDTPYILLYDKKVSSLKELLPVLEPIAQSGKPLLIIAEDVDGEALSTLVVNKLRGALKIAAVKAPGFGDRRKAMLEDIAILTGGVVISEEQGYTLENTTLEMLGTCKRVNIDKDNTTIVSGDGEVDMIKNRINQIKAQMETTTSDYDREKLQERLAKLAGGVAVLYVGAPSEVEMKEKKDRVDDALHATRAAVEEGIVAGGGVALLRAKNTLVDIKADNADEETGIAIIAKAVEAPLRTIVENAGLEGSVVVSKVLEGKENFGYNAKTNEYVDMLNAGVIDPKKVTRVALENAASVAGMILITECALVDIKDDSAAAMPMGGGMPGMM; encoded by the coding sequence ATGGCAAAAGATATTAAATTCGACATCGAAGCTCGCGAAGGTTTAAAACGCGGAGTGGACGCTTTAGCAAACGCAGTAAAAGTAACATTAGGACCAAAAGGAAGAAACGTAATCATCGGTAAATCATTTGGTGCGCCTACAGTAACTAAAGATGGTGTGTCTGTAGCTAAAGAAGTTGAGTTAGAGAACACATTAGAGAACATGGGTGCTCAGATGGTGAAAGAGGTTGCTTCTAAAACGAACGACTTAGCTGGTGACGGTACAACTACTGCTACTGTATTAGCTCAAGCTATCGTAAAAGAAGGACTTAAGAACGTAGCTGCTGGTGCAAATCCTATGGACTTAAAACGTGGTATAGATAAAGCTGTAGAAATCATCGTAGAAGACTTGAGAAAACAATCTCAAGAAGTAGGTGGTTCTATGGATAAAATCAAACAAGTAGCATCTATCTCTGCTAATAACGATGACTTCATCGGTGAGTTAATCGCTCAAGCATTCGAAAAAGTAGGTAAAGAAGGTGTTATCACTGTAGAAGAAGCTAAAGGTACTGAGACTTATGTAGATGTAGTAGAAGGAATGCAGTTTGACAGAGGTTATTTATCTCCATACTTCGTTACGAACTCTGAAAAAATGGAAGTAGAATTAGATACTCCATATATCTTATTATACGACAAGAAAGTATCTTCTCTTAAAGAACTTTTACCAGTATTAGAGCCAATCGCTCAATCAGGAAAACCTCTATTAATCATCGCTGAAGATGTGGATGGAGAAGCGTTATCTACATTAGTAGTAAACAAATTAAGAGGAGCGTTAAAAATCGCTGCTGTTAAAGCTCCTGGATTCGGAGATAGAAGAAAAGCTATGTTAGAAGATATCGCTATCTTAACAGGTGGTGTGGTTATCTCTGAAGAGCAAGGATATACATTAGAAAATACTACTTTAGAAATGTTAGGTACTTGCAAGAGAGTTAACATCGATAAAGACAATACTACTATCGTGAGTGGTGATGGTGAAGTTGATATGATCAAAAACAGAATCAACCAAATCAAAGCTCAAATGGAAACTACTACTTCTGACTATGACAGAGAGAAGTTACAAGAGCGCTTAGCTAAATTAGCTGGTGGTGTAGCTGTATTATACGTAGGTGCTCCATCTGAAGTAGAAATGAAAGAGAAAAAAGATCGCGTAGATGACGCTCTTCACGCTACTAGAGCTGCTGTAGAAGAAGGTATCGTAGCTGGTGGTGGTGTAGCTTTATTAAGAGCTAAAAATACTTTAGTTGATATCAAAGCGGATAATGCTGATGAAGAAACAGGTATTGCTATCATCGCTAAAGCAGTAGAAGCTCCATTGAGAACTATTGTTGAGAATGCTGGATTAGAAGGTTCTGTAGTTGTTTCTAAAGTATTAGAAGGAAAAGAAAACTTCGGATACAATGCTAAAACAAACGAGTATGTAGATATGCTTAACGCTGGTGTAATCGATCCTAAGAAAGTAACTAGAGTAGCTTTAGAAAATGCTGCTTCTGTAGCTGGTATGATCTTAATCACTGAGTGTGCATTAGTAGACATTAAAGATGACAGCGCTGCTGCTATGCCTATGGGTGGTGGTATGCCAGGTATGATGTAA
- the rpe gene encoding ribulose-phosphate 3-epimerase, which translates to MKNTIIAPSVLAADFANLQRDIEMVNNSQADWFHIDIMDGVFVPNISFGMPVLAAINKHAKKTLDVHLMIVDPDRYIKTFKELGADILTVHYEACTHLHRTVQAIKAEGMKAGVALNPHTPVSVLEDIIQDLDLVLIMSVNPGFGGQSFIENTYEKVRKLKAMIDAKGAKVMIEIDGGVNNKNAKALVDAGVDALVAGNFVFSAADPIATIADLKEITSK; encoded by the coding sequence ATGAAAAATACGATTATAGCACCTTCAGTATTAGCAGCAGACTTTGCTAATCTTCAGAGAGATATTGAAATGGTGAACAACAGCCAGGCAGATTGGTTTCATATTGACATTATGGATGGAGTATTTGTGCCAAATATTTCTTTTGGAATGCCAGTATTAGCTGCTATTAATAAGCATGCTAAGAAGACCTTAGATGTTCACTTAATGATAGTAGACCCTGATCGTTATATTAAGACGTTTAAGGAGCTAGGAGCAGATATCTTGACTGTGCATTATGAAGCGTGTACACACCTACACCGTACTGTACAAGCTATTAAAGCAGAAGGTATGAAAGCTGGAGTAGCACTTAATCCACATACACCTGTAAGTGTATTAGAAGACATCATTCAAGACTTAGATTTAGTACTTATCATGAGCGTTAATCCTGGTTTTGGCGGACAGAGCTTTATTGAGAATACGTATGAGAAAGTGCGTAAACTAAAAGCAATGATAGATGCTAAAGGAGCGAAGGTAATGATAGAGATAGATGGAGGAGTTAATAATAAAAATGCAAAAGCTCTAGTAGATGCTGGAGTAGATGCATTAGTAGCGGGTAACTTTGTGTTCAGTGCTGCTGATCCTATCGCAACTATTGCAGACTTAAAAGAAATTACTTCTAAGTAA
- the lipB gene encoding lipoyl(octanoyl) transferase LipB: protein MNKQVKLIDLGEKDYKDTWDYQEEIFQSILDVKIRNRREERTDDTDNYLLFVEHPHVYTLGKSGDVHNMLLNDEQLKAKGATFYKINRGGDITYHGPGQVVGYPILDLENFFTDIHKYLRLLEETIILVLKDYGIESGRSEGETGVWLGVGTPFARKICAMGVRASRWVTMHGFALNVNSDLGYFDNIIPCGIRGKGVTSLNVELGVEQVDEDEVRAKIIQYFSELFEAEVIKQ, encoded by the coding sequence ATGAATAAACAAGTAAAGCTTATTGATTTAGGCGAGAAAGATTATAAAGATACTTGGGATTACCAAGAAGAGATATTCCAATCTATTTTAGATGTCAAAATTAGAAATAGAAGAGAAGAACGTACAGATGATACAGATAACTATTTGCTATTTGTAGAGCATCCACATGTTTACACATTAGGAAAAAGCGGAGATGTACACAATATGCTTTTAAACGATGAACAGTTAAAGGCAAAAGGAGCTACCTTCTATAAGATTAATAGAGGAGGAGATATTACTTATCACGGACCTGGTCAGGTAGTAGGATATCCTATCTTAGACTTAGAGAACTTCTTTACAGATATACATAAGTATCTGCGTTTATTAGAAGAGACTATCATTTTAGTTTTAAAAGATTATGGAATAGAGTCTGGTAGAAGTGAAGGGGAGACAGGAGTATGGTTAGGAGTAGGAACGCCTTTTGCACGTAAGATATGTGCGATGGGAGTAAGAGCCTCACGTTGGGTAACGATGCACGGTTTTGCCTTAAACGTAAACTCGGACTTAGGTTACTTTGACAATATTATCCCTTGTGGTATTCGTGGTAAAGGAGTTACTTCTCTGAATGTAGAACTAGGTGTAGAGCAGGTAGATGAAGATGAGGTAAGAGCTAAGATTATCCAATATTTTTCTGAATTATTCGAAGCAGAAGTTATTAAACAATAA